One Perognathus longimembris pacificus isolate PPM17 chromosome 2, ASM2315922v1, whole genome shotgun sequence DNA segment encodes these proteins:
- the Smarcd3 gene encoding SWI/SNF-related matrix-associated actin-dependent regulator of chromatin subfamily D member 3 isoform X1, translating into MAADEVAGGARKATKSKLFEFLVHGVRPGMPSGARMPHQGAPMGPPGSPYMGSPAVRPGLAPAGMEPARKRAAPPPGQSQAQSQGQPVPTAPARSRSAKRRKMADKILPQRIRELVPESQAYMDLLAFERKLDQTIMRKRVDIQEALKRPMKQKRKLRLYISNTFNPAKPDAEDSDGSIASWELRVEGKLLDDVRPGPGLSRCPGPSKQKRKFSSFFKSLVIELDKDLYGPDNHLVEWHRTPTTQETDGFQVKRPGDLSVRCTLLLMLDYQPPQFKLDPRLARLLGLHTQSRSAIVQALWQYVKTNRLQDSHDKEYINGDKYFQQIFDCPRLKFSEIPQRLTGLLLPPDPIVINHVISVDPSDQKKTACYDIDVEVEEPLKGQMSSFLLSTANQQEISALDNPRDDRVHKPAQDPEGLHAKLLQRPQGLRPRPAPLPEPGPQGDDGCGRQPRGRAPGRVLPPALVSGSGQPLLLLQDPAAQAGVGAVAGRAQHLGAWNAPARPAVLPAPGPVPLRPGGGAGRTGLKVTHLTVVLWSLHADEGGHRRWGPRGQTPPHPPQSSPYPLSPYT; encoded by the exons ATGGCCGCGGACGAAGTTGCCGGAGGGGCGCGCAAAGCCACGAAAAGCAAACTTTTTGAGTTTCTGGTCCATGGGGTG CGCCCCGGGATGCCGTCTGGAGCCCGGATGCCCCACCAGGGGGCGCCCATGGGACCCCCGGGCTCCCCGTACATGGGCAGCCCCGCCGTGCGACCCGGCCTGGCCCCCGCGGGCATGGAGCCCGCCCGCAAGCGAGCAGCGCCCCCGCCCGGGCAGAGCCAGGCGCAGAGCCAGGGCCAGCCGGTGCCCACCGCGCCCGCGAGGAGCCGcag tgccaagaggaggaagatggctgaCAAAATCCTCCCTCAAAGG ATTCGGGAGCTGGTCCCCGAGTCCCAAGCTTACATGGACCTCCTAGCATTTGAGAGGAAACTGGACCAAACCATCATGCGGAAGCGGGTGGACATCCAGGAAGCGCTGAAGAGGCCCATGAAG CAAAAGCGGAAGCTGCGTCTTTATATCTCCAACACGTTCAACCCCGCGAAGCCTGACGCCGAAGACTCGGACGGCAGCATCGCGTCCTGGGAGCTGCGGGTGGAGGGGAAGCTCCTGGATGATGTACGTCCTGGCCCAGGTCTCTCCAGGTGTCCTGGG CCCAGCAAGCAGAAGCGGAAGTTCTCTTCCTTCTTCAAGAGCCTGGTGATTGAGCTGGACAAAGACCTCTATGGCCCCGACAACCACCTGGTGGAG TGGCACCGGACCCCCACAACCCAGGAGACGGATGGGTTCCAGGTGAAGCGGCCGGGGGACCTCAGTGTGCGCTGCACCCTGCTTCTCATGCTGGACTACCAG CCTCCCCAGTTCAAACTGGACCCCCGCCTGGCCCGGCTGCTGGGGCTGCACACACAGAGCCGCTCGGCCATCGTCCAGGCCCTGTGGCAGTACGTGAAGACCAACCGGCTGCAGGACTCCCACGACAAGGAATACATCAACGGGGACAAGTATTTCCAGCAG ATTTTTGACTGTCCCCGGCTGAAGTTTTCTGAGATCCCACAGCGCCTCACCGGCCTGCTGTTGCCCCCAGACCCCATCGTCATCAACCACGTCATCAG TGTGGACCCGTCCGATCAGAAGAAGACGGCGTGCTACGACATCGACGTGGAGGTGGAGGAGCCGCTGAAGGGGCAGATGAGCAGCTTCCTCCTGTCCACAGCCAACCAGCAGGAGATCAGCGCTCTGGACA ATCCACGAGACGATCGAGTCCATAAACCAGCTCAAGATCCAGAGGGACTTCATGCTAAGCTTCTCCAGAGACCCCAAGGGCTACGTCCAAGACCTGCTCCGCTCCCAGAGCCGGGACCTCAAG GTGATGACGGATGTGGCCGGCAACCCCGAGGAAGAGCGCCGGGCCGAGTTCTACCACCAGCCCTGGTCTCAGGAAGCGGTCAGCCGCTACTTTTACTGCAAG ATCCAGCAGCGCAGGCAGGAGTTGGAGCAGTCGCTGGTCGTGCGCAACACCTAGGAGCCTGGaacgccccggcccgccccgcggtGCTCCCCGCACCCGGCCCCGTGCCTCtgcggcctggggggggggcggggaggacgggATTAAAGGTCACTCATCTGACAGTAGTCTTGTGGTCATTGCACGCGGACGAGGGAGGGCACAGGCGCTGGGGTCCGCGTGGAcagacccccccacacccccctcaGTCTTCTCCTTACCCCCTTTCCCCCTACACCTAA
- the Smarcd3 gene encoding SWI/SNF-related matrix-associated actin-dependent regulator of chromatin subfamily D member 3 isoform X2 — MAADEVAGGARKATKSKLFEFLVHGVRPGMPSGARMPHQGAPMGPPGSPYMGSPAVRPGLAPAGMEPARKRAAPPPGQSQAQSQGQPVPTAPARSRSAKRRKMADKILPQRIRELVPESQAYMDLLAFERKLDQTIMRKRVDIQEALKRPMKQKRKLRLYISNTFNPAKPDAEDSDGSIASWELRVEGKLLDDPSKQKRKFSSFFKSLVIELDKDLYGPDNHLVEWHRTPTTQETDGFQVKRPGDLSVRCTLLLMLDYQPPQFKLDPRLARLLGLHTQSRSAIVQALWQYVKTNRLQDSHDKEYINGDKYFQQIFDCPRLKFSEIPQRLTGLLLPPDPIVINHVISVDPSDQKKTACYDIDVEVEEPLKGQMSSFLLSTANQQEISALDNPRDDRVHKPAQDPEGLHAKLLQRPQGLRPRPAPLPEPGPQGDDGCGRQPRGRAPGRVLPPALVSGSGQPLLLLQDPAAQAGVGAVAGRAQHLGAWNAPARPAVLPAPGPVPLRPGGGAGRTGLKVTHLTVVLWSLHADEGGHRRWGPRGQTPPHPPQSSPYPLSPYT, encoded by the exons ATGGCCGCGGACGAAGTTGCCGGAGGGGCGCGCAAAGCCACGAAAAGCAAACTTTTTGAGTTTCTGGTCCATGGGGTG CGCCCCGGGATGCCGTCTGGAGCCCGGATGCCCCACCAGGGGGCGCCCATGGGACCCCCGGGCTCCCCGTACATGGGCAGCCCCGCCGTGCGACCCGGCCTGGCCCCCGCGGGCATGGAGCCCGCCCGCAAGCGAGCAGCGCCCCCGCCCGGGCAGAGCCAGGCGCAGAGCCAGGGCCAGCCGGTGCCCACCGCGCCCGCGAGGAGCCGcag tgccaagaggaggaagatggctgaCAAAATCCTCCCTCAAAGG ATTCGGGAGCTGGTCCCCGAGTCCCAAGCTTACATGGACCTCCTAGCATTTGAGAGGAAACTGGACCAAACCATCATGCGGAAGCGGGTGGACATCCAGGAAGCGCTGAAGAGGCCCATGAAG CAAAAGCGGAAGCTGCGTCTTTATATCTCCAACACGTTCAACCCCGCGAAGCCTGACGCCGAAGACTCGGACGGCAGCATCGCGTCCTGGGAGCTGCGGGTGGAGGGGAAGCTCCTGGATGAT CCCAGCAAGCAGAAGCGGAAGTTCTCTTCCTTCTTCAAGAGCCTGGTGATTGAGCTGGACAAAGACCTCTATGGCCCCGACAACCACCTGGTGGAG TGGCACCGGACCCCCACAACCCAGGAGACGGATGGGTTCCAGGTGAAGCGGCCGGGGGACCTCAGTGTGCGCTGCACCCTGCTTCTCATGCTGGACTACCAG CCTCCCCAGTTCAAACTGGACCCCCGCCTGGCCCGGCTGCTGGGGCTGCACACACAGAGCCGCTCGGCCATCGTCCAGGCCCTGTGGCAGTACGTGAAGACCAACCGGCTGCAGGACTCCCACGACAAGGAATACATCAACGGGGACAAGTATTTCCAGCAG ATTTTTGACTGTCCCCGGCTGAAGTTTTCTGAGATCCCACAGCGCCTCACCGGCCTGCTGTTGCCCCCAGACCCCATCGTCATCAACCACGTCATCAG TGTGGACCCGTCCGATCAGAAGAAGACGGCGTGCTACGACATCGACGTGGAGGTGGAGGAGCCGCTGAAGGGGCAGATGAGCAGCTTCCTCCTGTCCACAGCCAACCAGCAGGAGATCAGCGCTCTGGACA ATCCACGAGACGATCGAGTCCATAAACCAGCTCAAGATCCAGAGGGACTTCATGCTAAGCTTCTCCAGAGACCCCAAGGGCTACGTCCAAGACCTGCTCCGCTCCCAGAGCCGGGACCTCAAG GTGATGACGGATGTGGCCGGCAACCCCGAGGAAGAGCGCCGGGCCGAGTTCTACCACCAGCCCTGGTCTCAGGAAGCGGTCAGCCGCTACTTTTACTGCAAG ATCCAGCAGCGCAGGCAGGAGTTGGAGCAGTCGCTGGTCGTGCGCAACACCTAGGAGCCTGGaacgccccggcccgccccgcggtGCTCCCCGCACCCGGCCCCGTGCCTCtgcggcctggggggggggcggggaggacgggATTAAAGGTCACTCATCTGACAGTAGTCTTGTGGTCATTGCACGCGGACGAGGGAGGGCACAGGCGCTGGGGTCCGCGTGGAcagacccccccacacccccctcaGTCTTCTCCTTACCCCCTTTCCCCCTACACCTAA
- the Smarcd3 gene encoding SWI/SNF-related matrix-associated actin-dependent regulator of chromatin subfamily D member 3 isoform X3: protein MAADEVAGGARKATKSKLFEFLVHGVRPGMPSGARMPHQGAPMGPPGSPYMGSPAVRPGLAPAGMEPARKRAAPPPGQSQAQSQGQPVPTAPARSRSAKRRKMADKILPQRIRELVPESQAYMDLLAFERKLDQTIMRKRVDIQEALKRPMKQKRKLRLYISNTFNPAKPDAEDSDGSIASWELRVEGKLLDDVRPGPGLSRCPGPSKQKRKFSSFFKSLVIELDKDLYGPDNHLVEWHRTPTTQETDGFQVKRPGDLSVRCTLLLMLDYQPPQFKLDPRLARLLGLHTQSRSAIVQALWQYVKTNRLQDSHDKEYINGDKYFQQIFDCPRLKFSEIPQRLTGLLLPPDPIVINHVISVDPSDQKKTACYDIDVEVEEPLKGQMSSFLLSTANQQEISALDSKIHETIESINQLKIQRDFMLSFSRDPKGYVQDLLRSQSRDLKVMTDVAGNPEEERRAEFYHQPWSQEAVSRYFYCKIQQRRQELEQSLVVRNT, encoded by the exons ATGGCCGCGGACGAAGTTGCCGGAGGGGCGCGCAAAGCCACGAAAAGCAAACTTTTTGAGTTTCTGGTCCATGGGGTG CGCCCCGGGATGCCGTCTGGAGCCCGGATGCCCCACCAGGGGGCGCCCATGGGACCCCCGGGCTCCCCGTACATGGGCAGCCCCGCCGTGCGACCCGGCCTGGCCCCCGCGGGCATGGAGCCCGCCCGCAAGCGAGCAGCGCCCCCGCCCGGGCAGAGCCAGGCGCAGAGCCAGGGCCAGCCGGTGCCCACCGCGCCCGCGAGGAGCCGcag tgccaagaggaggaagatggctgaCAAAATCCTCCCTCAAAGG ATTCGGGAGCTGGTCCCCGAGTCCCAAGCTTACATGGACCTCCTAGCATTTGAGAGGAAACTGGACCAAACCATCATGCGGAAGCGGGTGGACATCCAGGAAGCGCTGAAGAGGCCCATGAAG CAAAAGCGGAAGCTGCGTCTTTATATCTCCAACACGTTCAACCCCGCGAAGCCTGACGCCGAAGACTCGGACGGCAGCATCGCGTCCTGGGAGCTGCGGGTGGAGGGGAAGCTCCTGGATGATGTACGTCCTGGCCCAGGTCTCTCCAGGTGTCCTGGG CCCAGCAAGCAGAAGCGGAAGTTCTCTTCCTTCTTCAAGAGCCTGGTGATTGAGCTGGACAAAGACCTCTATGGCCCCGACAACCACCTGGTGGAG TGGCACCGGACCCCCACAACCCAGGAGACGGATGGGTTCCAGGTGAAGCGGCCGGGGGACCTCAGTGTGCGCTGCACCCTGCTTCTCATGCTGGACTACCAG CCTCCCCAGTTCAAACTGGACCCCCGCCTGGCCCGGCTGCTGGGGCTGCACACACAGAGCCGCTCGGCCATCGTCCAGGCCCTGTGGCAGTACGTGAAGACCAACCGGCTGCAGGACTCCCACGACAAGGAATACATCAACGGGGACAAGTATTTCCAGCAG ATTTTTGACTGTCCCCGGCTGAAGTTTTCTGAGATCCCACAGCGCCTCACCGGCCTGCTGTTGCCCCCAGACCCCATCGTCATCAACCACGTCATCAG TGTGGACCCGTCCGATCAGAAGAAGACGGCGTGCTACGACATCGACGTGGAGGTGGAGGAGCCGCTGAAGGGGCAGATGAGCAGCTTCCTCCTGTCCACAGCCAACCAGCAGGAGATCAGCGCTCTGGACAGTAAG ATCCACGAGACGATCGAGTCCATAAACCAGCTCAAGATCCAGAGGGACTTCATGCTAAGCTTCTCCAGAGACCCCAAGGGCTACGTCCAAGACCTGCTCCGCTCCCAGAGCCGGGACCTCAAG GTGATGACGGATGTGGCCGGCAACCCCGAGGAAGAGCGCCGGGCCGAGTTCTACCACCAGCCCTGGTCTCAGGAAGCGGTCAGCCGCTACTTTTACTGCAAG ATCCAGCAGCGCAGGCAGGAGTTGGAGCAGTCGCTGGTCGTGCGCAACACCTAG
- the Smarcd3 gene encoding SWI/SNF-related matrix-associated actin-dependent regulator of chromatin subfamily D member 3 isoform X4 yields the protein MAADEVAGGARKATKSKLFEFLVHGVRPGMPSGARMPHQGAPMGPPGSPYMGSPAVRPGLAPAGMEPARKRAAPPPGQSQAQSQGQPVPTAPARSRSAKRRKMADKILPQRIRELVPESQAYMDLLAFERKLDQTIMRKRVDIQEALKRPMKQKRKLRLYISNTFNPAKPDAEDSDGSIASWELRVEGKLLDDPSKQKRKFSSFFKSLVIELDKDLYGPDNHLVEWHRTPTTQETDGFQVKRPGDLSVRCTLLLMLDYQPPQFKLDPRLARLLGLHTQSRSAIVQALWQYVKTNRLQDSHDKEYINGDKYFQQIFDCPRLKFSEIPQRLTGLLLPPDPIVINHVISVDPSDQKKTACYDIDVEVEEPLKGQMSSFLLSTANQQEISALDSKIHETIESINQLKIQRDFMLSFSRDPKGYVQDLLRSQSRDLKVMTDVAGNPEEERRAEFYHQPWSQEAVSRYFYCKIQQRRQELEQSLVVRNT from the exons ATGGCCGCGGACGAAGTTGCCGGAGGGGCGCGCAAAGCCACGAAAAGCAAACTTTTTGAGTTTCTGGTCCATGGGGTG CGCCCCGGGATGCCGTCTGGAGCCCGGATGCCCCACCAGGGGGCGCCCATGGGACCCCCGGGCTCCCCGTACATGGGCAGCCCCGCCGTGCGACCCGGCCTGGCCCCCGCGGGCATGGAGCCCGCCCGCAAGCGAGCAGCGCCCCCGCCCGGGCAGAGCCAGGCGCAGAGCCAGGGCCAGCCGGTGCCCACCGCGCCCGCGAGGAGCCGcag tgccaagaggaggaagatggctgaCAAAATCCTCCCTCAAAGG ATTCGGGAGCTGGTCCCCGAGTCCCAAGCTTACATGGACCTCCTAGCATTTGAGAGGAAACTGGACCAAACCATCATGCGGAAGCGGGTGGACATCCAGGAAGCGCTGAAGAGGCCCATGAAG CAAAAGCGGAAGCTGCGTCTTTATATCTCCAACACGTTCAACCCCGCGAAGCCTGACGCCGAAGACTCGGACGGCAGCATCGCGTCCTGGGAGCTGCGGGTGGAGGGGAAGCTCCTGGATGAT CCCAGCAAGCAGAAGCGGAAGTTCTCTTCCTTCTTCAAGAGCCTGGTGATTGAGCTGGACAAAGACCTCTATGGCCCCGACAACCACCTGGTGGAG TGGCACCGGACCCCCACAACCCAGGAGACGGATGGGTTCCAGGTGAAGCGGCCGGGGGACCTCAGTGTGCGCTGCACCCTGCTTCTCATGCTGGACTACCAG CCTCCCCAGTTCAAACTGGACCCCCGCCTGGCCCGGCTGCTGGGGCTGCACACACAGAGCCGCTCGGCCATCGTCCAGGCCCTGTGGCAGTACGTGAAGACCAACCGGCTGCAGGACTCCCACGACAAGGAATACATCAACGGGGACAAGTATTTCCAGCAG ATTTTTGACTGTCCCCGGCTGAAGTTTTCTGAGATCCCACAGCGCCTCACCGGCCTGCTGTTGCCCCCAGACCCCATCGTCATCAACCACGTCATCAG TGTGGACCCGTCCGATCAGAAGAAGACGGCGTGCTACGACATCGACGTGGAGGTGGAGGAGCCGCTGAAGGGGCAGATGAGCAGCTTCCTCCTGTCCACAGCCAACCAGCAGGAGATCAGCGCTCTGGACAGTAAG ATCCACGAGACGATCGAGTCCATAAACCAGCTCAAGATCCAGAGGGACTTCATGCTAAGCTTCTCCAGAGACCCCAAGGGCTACGTCCAAGACCTGCTCCGCTCCCAGAGCCGGGACCTCAAG GTGATGACGGATGTGGCCGGCAACCCCGAGGAAGAGCGCCGGGCCGAGTTCTACCACCAGCCCTGGTCTCAGGAAGCGGTCAGCCGCTACTTTTACTGCAAG ATCCAGCAGCGCAGGCAGGAGTTGGAGCAGTCGCTGGTCGTGCGCAACACCTAG